In Vicugna pacos chromosome 1, VicPac4, whole genome shotgun sequence, a single window of DNA contains:
- the LOC140696587 gene encoding large ribosomal subunit protein eL39-like yields MSSHKTFRTKQLLAKKQKQNHPIPQRIRTITGNKIRYNSKRRCWRRTQLGL; encoded by the coding sequence ATGTCTTCTCACAAGACTTTCAGGACCAAGCAACTCCTGGccaagaaacaaaagcagaatcATCCCATTCCCCAGAGGATTCGAACGATAACTGGTAATAAAATCAGGTATAATTCCAAGAGGAGATGTTGGAGAAGAACCCAGCTGGGTCTGTAA